Below is a genomic region from Kribbella qitaiheensis.
TCTTCGGCGGGTTCTTCGCGTCCAGCCCGACCGCCGTGAACTTGGCCGAGTTCCAGTAGTCGATGTCGGTGTTCAGGTACCACGGGTAGCCGAACGTGCCGTTCTGGCCCTGGTACTGGTACGCCTGGATGCCGCCCTCGACGTACTCCTCCGACAGCTTCGGGTCGGCGGCCGCGACGTCGAGCAGCAGGTTCTGCTTGGCCAGCGGGAGGGCGAAGTCCGGCGGCAGGTTGACGACGTCCGGCAGTTGGCCGGCCGAGGCCTGGCTCAGCACCTTTTTGTCGTAGCCGTCACCCGGCTGGTCCAGCCAGGTCACCTTGGTGCCCGGGTACTTCGCCTCGAAGGCCTTGACCACACCTTCGACGTACGACGTGAACTTCGGCTTGAGCGCCCAGGTCTGCAGGCTCACCTCGCCGGTCACCTTGGTGTTCGCATCCACCGTCGGCTTGCTGTCGGACGACGTATCGTCCGAGGAGCCGAGCCCGCAGCCTGCGAGTGTGATGGCCGCGACGGCAAGAGCTGCCACCGGTATGAGACGACGACTACGCATGGGGTTCTCCTGAAGTGATAAACCGGTATAGCTCCTCGACTATCCACATCGTAGAATCCGCTGTCAAGGGGACAACAAGCGTCTCGCTTGCGGGACACTGGGTGAGGGAGGGCTGATGGCGCGACCGACGATCGCCGATATCGCCGACAAGGCAGGCGTCTCGAAAGGCGCGGTCTCGTTCGCGCTGAACGGGCGGCCCGGAGTCAGTGACGCGACCCGGGCGAGGATCCTGCAGATCGCCGAGCAGATGAGCTGGCGGCCGCACAGTGCCGCCCGCGCGCTCGGCGCCTCCCGGGTGGACTCCGTCGGCCTGGTGATCGCCCGGCCTGCCCGCACGCTCGGGGTCGAGCCCTTCTTCGCGCACCTGCTCTCCGGCCTGCAGTCGGGCCTGTCGGCGCACTCGATCTCGCTGCAACTGCTGATCGTGGAGAACACCGAGGCCGAGGTCGAGGTCTACCGGCGGTGGGCCTCCGAGCATCGCGTCGACGGCGTGATCCTGGTCGACCTGACCGTGCGGGACCCCCGGCTCGACGCTTTGAAAGCGCTGGAGATGCCGGCCGTGGTGATCGGCGGCCGGGGCGGCAAGGGCGCGCTCGCCTCGGTCTGGGCCGACGACCGGGACGCGATGCTCTCGATCGTGGACTACCTGGCCGCGCTCGGTCACCGCCGGATCGCGCACGTGGCCGGTACGCCGAACTTCCAGCACACCCAGCGCCGGATCAAGGCCGTCCGCGATGCGGCTCCCCGGCTCGGGCTGATCGACGCCCCTTCGCTGACGACCGACTTCAGTGACGCGGAAGGCGCCGCGACCACCCGCAAGCTGCTCTCGCAGGCGGATCGGCCGACCGCGATCGTCTACGACAGCGACGTGATGGCAGTGGCCGGGCTCGGCGTCGCGATGGAGATGGGCGTCTCGGTGCCCGGCGACCTGTCGATCGTGGCGTTCGACGACTCGATCCTGACCCAGCTGATGCATCCGGCGCTGACCGCGCTGTCCCGAGACACCTTCGACTTCGGCCGCCAGGCAGCCGAGGTCCTCCTGGAAGTGATCGCGACCCCCTCAGCAGTAATCAACCGCCGAACCGCAGACCCGGTCCTGACAGTCCGCGAGTCCACCGCTCCCCCAGCCCCCTGAACCCCGCCTCCCCTCACCCCACCCCCGCCTTCCCCGCCCCACCCCGCCTTCCCTCACCCAGCCCTCCCCCGCCTGCCCCCACCCCGCCTGCCCCCTCCCCGCCTGCCCCGCCCCACCCCGCCTTCCCTCACCCAGCCTGCCCTCACCGCACCCTCGACCATGGTCGACAGTTGGACTTTGTTGGCGTTCTTGGCTAAACCGATTTAGCATCCTTCTCATGCTCTTGGATCCCGTCACGCCTCGGTTCGGCGCGAACTACGTCCCGTCCTCCGGCTGGTTCTACAGCTGGCTCGACTACGACGGCGCCGCCGTCCGCCGGGACTTCGCCGACCTGGCCGGGCTCGGGCTCGACCACGTCCGGGTGTTCCCGATCTGGCCGTGGATCCAGCCGAACCGGGCGATCATCCGGCAGCGCGCGATCGACGACCTGCTCGATCTGATCGACGCGGCCGCGGAGTACGGGCTCGGGGTCGGGGTCGACCTGGTCCAGGGACACCTCTCGAGCTTCGACTTCCTGCCGTCGTGGGTGCTGACCTGGCACCGGCGGAGCATCTTCGAGGACATGAGCGTGCGCGACGGACTCACGGCGTACTGCGAGGCGGTGGCGGGCGCGGTGGCCACGCGGCCGAACGTCTTCGCGATCACGCTCGGGAACGAGGTGAACAACCTGTGGCCGGACAGTTCGACGACGCCTTCGAGTTCGACGAGCTGGGCGCGGGATCTCCTGGTCGCGGTGAAGAAGGCGGCGCCCGACGTACTGGCGTTGCATTCGGTCTTCGACGACGCCTGGTACAAGCCGGACCACCCGTTCCACCCGGTCGACATCGTCGATCTGGGTGAGCTGAGCACCGTCCACTCGTGGGTTTTCAACGGGGTCTCCCGAGTGGACGGGCCGCTCGGCCCCGCGACGCTGACGCACGCGGACTACCTCGTCGAGCTGGCCGCCGCGACCTCGCTGGATCCGTCGCGGCCAGTGTGGTTGCAGGAGATCGGCGTACCGGGCCCGGACATCCCGGTGAACTTGCAGGCGGAGTTCACCCGGCGGACAATCGATTCGGTAGTCCACAATCGGGCCCTGTGGGGCATCACCTGGTGGTCCTCCCACGACATCGACCGCCGCCTGCTCGACTTCCCGGACCGCGAATACGACCTAGGCCTCTTCACAGTCGACCACCAACGCAAGCCGGCCGCCGAAGCTCTGGCCGAGGTAATCGCGGAGGTCCGCTCAACCGGCGTCCACCCACAGCCCGCGACCACCATCACCGCCCCGATGAATCCCCGCACCGAGCCCCACCGCCGCGCCGAGATCGCCCCAGGCAGCAACTTCCACCTCGCCTGGGTAGCCGCCCGCGCAAACGGCCCAGTCCGGATCGCCCTCCCCACCAACAACTAGCCGCACACTCAACAGGCCCACCCCGTCGCAGCTCCTTCTGTCGCGGCTGTCTTCCGGCTGGCTTTGCGGTGGAGTGTCCCGACCGACAGGTAATGGCCGACCCCACACCTGAGCGCGAGGCTCAGCCAGGTGTCGTCTAGGGCGATTCCGGGGACTATTACCTGTCGCTCGGGACAGCACCCCCTTGAGGAGCGGCGTCTCCGGCGGATGATTGAGCGGCCGACGCAGGAGGGAGACTACCGGCGGTCGATGAGGACCTGGATGCCGTCGAGGATGCGGTTCAGGCCGAAGTCGAGGTCGTCGTCGACGGTGTCTTCGTACTCCTGGTTCATGTAGAGCGACAGCACCTTGTCGTAGCCGGCGGCAACCAATTGCGGGACGAGGAACTCCCCCACTGCCTGCGACTCGACAGGCGCGGAATTGCTGGCTGCCAGTTGCCGGAACAGGTTGGCATAGCTGCGGGCGAGTCCGTCGAAGAGCAGTGCGCAGCCCAGCATGTCGTGCTGGCTGAGCCCCGTCCCCTCCAGCACCCGGAGCAGAGTCTCCAGCCAGTGCAGCAGGTTCGGCGTCACCGGGGCGCCGCGGATGGGTACCTCCAGCAACCACGGGCGCTCCGCGTACCGGTCGACCTGCGCCTGACACCACGCGCGTGAGCCTTCCCGCCAGCCATCGGCCTCGAGGATCTCCGAAGGCGCGCGCCCCCAGGCCTTGTCGGCGACGAGAACGATCAGCTCGTCCTTGGAGCTGACGTAGCGGTACATCGCGTTGGTGCTGACGCCGAGGTGCGCCGCGATCCGCTGCAGTGAGATCGCCTCGAAGCCCAGGTTGTCACCGAACTCGATGCCGGTGGCCACGATCTGGTCGACGCTCAGCGCCGGCTTCGGGCCGCGCCGCTGGATCGGGTGAACGCCCCAGGACAGCGCGAGGCCGGGCGGCAGCTCTGCGCCGCCTCCACTGTCCATCGCCTCGCTCATGCTCTTCATCCTTCCGCATCCGAGCCCCGAAGTCGGCACCAAAGGGCAAACAGGGGAGCTAGCACCACCACCGAAACGGGTCTTCCACTCCTCGGCCGGATAACTGTTCAACCCCTACGCTTTTTCATCGTAGGCACCTCTCCTTCAGCGAAGGAAGACCACGATGAATTCCCTCCTCACCACCCTCGGCCCGCTGCTTTCCCCGGACGAAGTACTGCTGACGGACAACCTGTACGCCGATGTGGTGGTTACCAGCTCGTCAGGTGGCATCTCGGCCAGGCTGTTCGAGCAGGTTCGCAGTACGGAAGGTGTTTCCGCGGCCTCGGAGCCGGTCCGGAGCAAGGGGTGGATCGAGGAGCCGTACGACACGTCCCACACGAGTGATCCGTGGCCGCTGCTTGGGCTCAACGGAGCTGTGTACAAGGGGAAGGTGCGGGCTGGATCGCTGGATGAGCTGAGGGGTTCGACGATCGCTGTCGCGGTGCTGGATCGGCGTCGCGAGTTCGGGCTGCAGCGGCTGAGCGGGTCCACCCGGCGGCAGATCTCGAAGATGCTCTACCTGGAGAATCTGGTGATCGCGGCGATGGGCCTGGTCCTCGGGGTGGTCGCGGCCTGCTTCAGCATCTTCCCGATCGCGATCGCGATCGCGACCCGCGGGTGGCCGATCCCGTCCGGGCCGCTGTGGCTGCTGTTCGCCTGGATCGCCCTGGTCCTGCTGCTGGTACTCCCCGTGACCGCGATCGCCGGCCACCTCGCGATGCGCCCGAAGCCGATGGACGCAGTCAACTCCCCAGCGGGGTGATCTCAGGCTGGGGTGATCCAGCCGTAGCCGCCGTCTTCCAGGCGTACGACCTGGAGGCCGGCGGCCAGGCGCCGTACGTCGTCTGTCTCCAGTACTGCGGGCGCCGGTCCGGCCACATCGAGAACGAGCGCGGTGGCGCCCTCCTGGATCGCGGCGGTCGCGACCAGTTGCGCCTGAGCGGGCATCGGCCGTGCTTCGGGGCTCCACCTGGCGAGACTGTCGGTGCTGGTGAACGCCAGCAGCGCGTTCCGCCCGTCCTGCCCCTGCAGCAGCGCCACCGCCATGTCGGAGGTCTTGTCGTGCGCGAGCCCCTGCTCGTCGTACTCGACCTCGCCCAGCATCGCCACCACCGGCACCAGCAGCCGGGCCTTGGTCAGCGCGAGCAGAATCGCCCCCTGATCGCGCTCGAGCAGCGCCTGGCCGAGCGCGGGGTCAGCCGACCCGTCGTCGTTGTCGAACCCGGTAAAGGCCAAGCGGCGTTCTGGTTGCACCCGCCTATTGTCCCCGGAGCGCGGTTTCAGGGTGGCGTCAGGGCTCTTCCCCTCTTGGTTCCGGCGTTTCCTGTGCGAGCCTGGGTGTGTGCCTGACTTCAACGATGTGACGCTGCTGCCGCTGTGCGTGGGCCTGACGCTGCTCGGCCTGATCGGCTCGTGGATCGCCTGGCGGCGCCGCGGCCTGGCTGCCGGGACCCGCGGACTGGCCTGGTCGCTGCTGCCGGTCGCGCTGTACATGACCGGGCTGCTGAAGCTGCTCTGGGACATTGTGAAGTCCGCTGTCACCTGGGTCACGCATCTGATCTTCTCCCCCACCGTGTGGGCCGGCGCGGCGCTGTTCGGCGTCTCCGTCGTCCTGTACGTCGTGTCCGGTGTCGCCCGCAGTCGCGGTGGCGCCTCGGAGAAGGCACCCAAGACCAAGCCCGCGTCAGCCGCCGTCGGCGAACTGACGGCCACCGGGCCCGCCCCCGCCTCGGCCTCCGCCCCTGCTGCCAAGCCCGCCAAAGCCCCCAAGGCCAAGGCCGGGAAGGCTTCGAAGCAGGAGTCGTCGGAGTTCGACGAGATCGAGGACATCCTGAAGCGCCATGGAATCAACTGACCCACTGACCATCGACAGCCTCCTCGACCACGTCCTGGCCACGCCCGCCCGGCTCGGCCGGACCCGGCTGATCAGCGTCGACGGTCCCGCCGGCTCCGGCAAGAGCACCCTGGCCGGGCGGATCGCCGCCCGCGCCGAGGCCCGCGACCTGCACACCCTGGTCATCCACATGGACGACCTGTACGACGGGTGGGACGGCGCCGTCCGCGGCTTCGGCCTCCTCCGCGACCACGTGCTGAAGCGCCTCGCGGACGGCCGCGAGGGCCGCTACCGCCGCTACGACTGGAACTTGAACGCCTACGCCGAGCTCCACGTCGTACCGGTCACCCTAGATCTGCTGATCGTCGAGGGCGTCACCTCGGCCGACCGCGACGCCGACCCCTGGCAGTCGCTGAAACTGTGGATCGAGACCAGCAACGAGGTCCGCCTGGACCGAGGCATCACCCGCGACGGCGAAGCCCTCCGCGACCGCTGGCTCGACTGGATGCGCTGGGAACGCGACCACTTCGGCGCCGAGAACACCCGTTCCCGAGCCAACGTCATCGTCGACGGCTCCCCCGCGGCTCCCCACGATCCGGAGCTGGAACTGATCGCCAAGTCGGTCAACCTCTCGCACGACTCCGCCGCCTCCTGACAGGCCACCGCCCGGGCAGGTCGGTCATCGATTGGTGTCCGCTATGTGGTGTTAACCCACCAGGTGTTCGCCGTGGGTAAGGATGGGGACATGAGTGTTTTGCCGTCGGGCGAGCAGTGGACCATCCGGGCCGGTGGGTATGCCGGGACGGTGGTGAGTGTCGGAGGCGGTCTGCGCGGACTTGGCCACGAGGGGCGTGAGCTGCTCGTCGGGTATCCGGAGGACAAGGGCGCGCACGCGGGGATCGGGCAGCACATGTTCCCGTGGCCGAATCGGATCACCGACGGGAAGTACACCTTCCAGGGCGTCGATCAGCAGCTCTATCTGTCCGAGCCGGCCCGATCCAACGCGATCCACGGGCTGACCCGGTGGGCGAACTGGGAGCGCGCCGACGACGGGATCGACGAGTCCGTCGTCGAGGTGGCGCACCGGCTGCACGGACTCCCGGGGTACCCGCACCAACTGGACCTCGGGATCACCTACCGGCTCGGCGACGACGGCCTGACCGTCACCGCGAAGGCGACGAACATCGGTTCGAGCGACGCGCCGTACGGCTATGGCACCCATCCCTATCTCAGCGTCGGGCGCAAGATCGACGAGTGCGAGCTGGAGTTCACCGCGGACCAGTGGCTCGAGGTGACGCCGGATCGCCTGAGTCCGATCGGTACGGCGGCGGTCGCGGGCTCGCAGTACGACTTCGGCAAGGCGCGGCTGTTGCAGGATCTCGACATCGACAACGCGTTCACCGCCTTGCCGCCGGTCTGGTCGGTGACACTGACCGATCCGGACACCGGAAACCGGGCTGTGCTGACCAGCGACACCACGTGGATGCAGCTTTATACAGGGAATGCGATCGGCCGCGTCGGCCTCGCGGTCGAGCCGATGACGTGTCCGCCGGACGCCTTCATCAGCGGCGACGACCTGATCGTGCTGAAGCCGGGCGACGACCACACCACGACATACAGAATCAGCTGCTAGGCCCGGCCCCGTGGGCGCGCGCGACGCCGGCCAGGTGCTTGGCCGCGGCGCCCGCGCGGCTGCCTTCGGATGCCTGGATGGCGAGTACGCCGAGGCGGTTGCCGTTGGCATCGAACAGCTGCAGCCACGGGTCGCCCGGGTTGAACCGCAGCGCCTTCACGTCGCTCCAGGCGTAGCGGTACGACTTGAAGACGTTCCGCACCGCCAGCCCGTCCTCGTACGCCGTGACGCGGACCGTGCCCATCCGGTAGAGCAGCCACAGGACCACGCCGAAGAACGCCAGCAGGGTGAGCCGCTGGAACCAGCTGAAGGTGGCCCTGGACTCGTCGTCGAACCGGAACCAGATCACCCCGAAGACCGCGATGATGCAGACCCCCATCACCGCGGCCATCATCGCGATGATCCACGGGTGGAAGGTCCACAACGACGGCTTCTGGGTCATCTCATCAGATCCGGCAGGCGTGGATATCGGTGGTGAGGATGGCACGGGCACCGATCTCCCAGAGCTGGTCCATGATCCGCTGCGCTTCGGCCCGGGGCACCATCACGCGGACGGCGACCCAGCCTTCCCGATGAAGGGGTGACACCGTCGGCGACTCCAGGCCCGGTGCGACCGCGTTCGCGGCCTCCACCGCCTCGGCGCGGATGTCGTAGTCCATCATCACGTAGTTGCGCGCGACCAGGACGCCTTCGAGTCGCCGTACGAGCTGCTCCAGCCCGGCCGGCCGGTCCACGCCGTGACGGCGGATGAGGACCGCCTCGGACTTGAGAATCGGCTCGCCGAACACCTCCAGCCCAGCCTGGCGCAACGTCGTACCGGTCTCGACCACGTCGGCGATCACGTCGGCCACACCGAGCTGGACCGCGGACTCGACCGCGCCGTCCAGCCGGACCACGGACGCCTTGACGCCGTTCTCGTCGAGGTGGTCGGCGAGGATCCCGGCGAAGGAGGTGGCGATCCGCTTGCCTTCGAGGTCCTTGACCGACTGCGCGACGCCGGGCCGCCCTGCGAACCGGAAGGTCGAGCCGCCGAAGCCGAGACCCATGATGATGTCGTCGTCGGCGTGCGAGTCGAGCACCAGGTCGCGCCCGGAGATGCCGACATCGAGCGTGCCCTCGCCGACGTACACGGCGATGTCGCGGGGGCGCAGGTAGTAGAACTCGACGCCGTTGTCCGGATCGGTCAGGGAGAGGTCTTTGGTGGTCCGGCGCTGCCGGTAGCCGGCCTCGGTCAGGATGCTGATGGCGGCTTCGCTCAGCGAGCCTTTGTTCGGTACTGCGACGCGCAGCATGGCAATGGCCTATCTGTGAGAGGTGAACCGGTGATCCGTAGGGCGCTCCTACAGATGTCGGTACACGTCGTCGAGGCTCAGGCCGAGCGCGTGCATCATCACCTGCGCGTGGTAGAGCAGCTGGCTCAGCTCCTCCGCGGCCCGCTCCTTGCCCTCGTGCTCGGCGGCCATCCAGGACTCGGCGGCCTCCTCGACCAGCTTCTTGCCGATCGTGTGCACGCCGGCATCCAGCGCTGCCACCGTGCCGGAGCCCTCCGGTCGGGTCAGTGCCTTCTCGCCCAGCTCGGCGAAGAGTTCGTCAAAGGTCTTCATCGCTGGACCAGCCTAGTTGGTCCCCACCCGACCCCGTGCCCCCAGGTCTCGCTCTCCGGACGACCCGGCTCCGCCTGCCGCTGTCGGCGTGCTGGTTGGTGAGGCGTTCCGCCCGTGCGACTCAAGACTCGACCGCGGTATTAGCGGCTGTCAGGGAGCGGGGTGGGGAGTGCGCGTCGACGTACCAGGTGTGCCGCTCGCGCAGCAGGCGGCGGGCCATCGCGTGGTCGAGGCCGTCGGTCTCTTTCCTGAGGTGGAACGGCGGCGGGAAGTAGCAGTCGCCGAGCAGCATCACGCGGGCGTCCGGAATGGTCACGACGAGCGAGTCCGGCGCATGGTTGCCGCCGACATGACGCAGCTGTACGCCGTACGCCAGGTCGAGCTTGTCCTCGAAGGTGCGGTGCGGCGGGAGCACTTCGAACCCGTCCCAGTCGGGCATCGCGAGGGCGCGAGCGCGGAAGCTCGGTCCGAGTTTTGGGTTCTCGGTCACCTGGTCGCGGAGGTATTGGTGGCTCCATGGCCGGTTTGCTTCGGTGGTGAGCAGGTCGGTCGCTGAGGCGTGGGCGACGATCTCGACGCCCTTCCAGGCGCAGGCGCCCCAGGTGTGGTCCCAGTGGTGATGGGTGTAGACGAGGGTTGTCGGTGCGGGCAGGCCCTGCCTCGGTGATTGCCTGCTGGATCTCGCGGGCGTGGGCCGGGCTGTTGCCGGCGTCGACGAGGATGCTGCCGTCGTCGCCGGTGATCAGGGCGACCGAGGCGCGGATCGCTTCCGGATCCGGGTCGTGTGGGTAGAGCCACACCCGGCCGCTGACCTGCTGCAACTTTTCGACCATCTGGCAGACGATAGCTGTCATGCCAACAAGAGTCCGCGCCCTGGGAATCGTCCCCGGCACCCTGCCGACCGGCCCCCTGAACGCCATCACCGACGTCCCCGGCGTCCTGGTCGGCCACACCACGATCGACGATGGCGGCCTCCACACAGGTGTCACCGCGATCGTGCCCCCGGGCTTCCACCCCGAAGCACCCGATGCGGTTCGGTTGCCGGCGGCGGTCGCGGTGGGGAATGGGTATGGGAAGTTGGTTGGGTCGACTCAGGTGGATGAGCTCGGGGTGCTCGAGACGCCGATTCTGCTGACCGGGACGTTGTCGGTCTTTCGGGTCGCCGACGCGCTGGTGACCTGGTTGCTCGAGCGGGATCCGGAGGCGACCAGCCTGAATCCCGTGGTCGGCGAGACGAACGATGGTTTCTCTCCGACATCCGTCGCCGCCCGATCACCCCCTCGCATGTCTTCGCCGCACTGTCGTCGGCATCCGCGGAGCTGCCCGCCGAGGGCTGCGTCGGCGCCGGGACCGGAACCGCAGCACTCGGGTTCAAAGCAGGCATCGGTACGTCGTCCCGCCAAGCGCCAGGCGGCACGGTCGGCGTACTGGTCCAATCCAACTTCTCGGGGATCCTCACAGTGCTCGGTACGCCGGTCTCTGCTCCTCAAGCCATCGGTACGCCGGGTGGCAACTCCTGCATGATCGTCGTCGCCACAGACCTCCCCCTCGACGCCCGCCAACTCGGCCGAGTCGCCCGCCGCGCGATCTTCGCGATGGGCCGGGTCGGTTCCGACTACGCACCCGGCAGCGGCGACTACGCGATCGCCTTCAGCACAGCGACCACTTCCGGCGTACCGGAATCCGAACTCGGCAAGGTCTTCCAAGCGACGATGGAGGCGACCGAGGAGGCCCTACTCAACTCGCTGACGATGGCTGTTGACGTCACCGGCTTCAGCGGCAACACGCGCTCCGCAGTACCGCTTGAGCTGGTCGCGGCAGCAGGTCGTCACAGCTGACCACCGCCCAGGCCTCCGAGGCGAATCCGTTCCTCGGCGAACGCCCAGCAGCAGCCTCCGGCGTCCCGAGCGACAGGTAATGGGCCCGTATCCGGCCCCCGTCACCACCCGGCTGAGCGCGAAACTCAAGCCAGCAGCCGCCCATTACCTGTCGCTCGGGACACCTCGCCCACTGATCACCTGCGTCCGGCGGTACGGGTGAGGCCTGCCGCGAGCAGGGAGCCGAACGCTCCGATCGCTGACACTGTCCGGATCACGTGCGCGAGTTGCCAGTGATTGCGTACGGTCGCCCAGTCCGACGGCGGTGATTGCACTGACCAGTCCGCTTGGTCGGCATTGATCGGCAGATTGACTGCCAGCGACACTGCGAAGACGACCACCAGCAACGCGATACCCGCGATCAGGAACCACCGGTCGTTGCCTCGGGCCCTGAAGGTGAGTACGGCGAGGATCAGGGTGCTGACCAGCGCCGGGATCAAGGTGACGGACGCCAACCGGTCGAGGGAATCGAGCTCGACCTTCCGAACCTGCGTGTAGACCGAGCCGTCGTACGCCCGCAATGACTTCTCCAGTACGAGTACCGCGAGGAGGAAGCCGGAGAAGAGTCCGGTGAAAAGGAGGCTCACGCCGCGGAAGACCACGATTGCCGGGCGGACCGTAGTCATTTCAGTAGCCCGCGCTGACTGGCTGATTCAGCATCGCGGGGTTGTCGAGCGCCGCCAGCATCAGGTGGGCGACGTCGGCTCGCGAGATGCTGTAGGTACGCGGCACGGTGTCGCCGATCGAGACCCGGTACTTGCCGGTCAGCGACTTGCCGGTGAGCTTGGGCGGCCGGACGATGGTCCACTCGGTCGAACTGCTCATGATGTCGGCCTCCATCAGCCGCAGATCGGCGTACACATCGGCCGCGAAAGCGTTGATCATCGGCAGCACGACGCGACGGTTGAGGAAGCTCTCGTCCGGCGGGATCGGCCCGAGCGGGATCGCGCTGACCGCGACGAACCGATGGACGCCTACCGCCGCCATCGCCGCGAGAATCGAGCGGGTACTGCCCGAAGCGACAGGTCCGTCCTTGCGGCCGCGAGCGCCGACACCCGACACGACCGCCGTACTCCCGTCGAGCGCCGGCCGCAGCGTCTCCGGATCTTTGAGGCCGGGCACCCGGAACACCTGCAGCGATGGGTGGCTCACGTCGTAGGTCGACGACTCGCGCACCACCGCCGCGACCTTGTGGCCGGCGGCCAGCGCCTGCTCCACCACCTGGCCGCCGATCCCACCGGTCGCCCCGAAAACCGTGATCTTCATCCGAGCTCCTAGTTCTGGAACAGACCGGGCTGCGGTACCGTCCCTGATGTCAGCTGATCCGTAACTAATATAATACGGGAATCATAATATATTGACCCAAGAGAACCTAACGAGATCCGTCAGCGCCGCCGCGTAGGCGAGGTCGATCGGCCTCGTAGAGGGTGAGGACCGCCGTGGCGAGGCGGGTTAGTTCTGCCCGGAGTTCAGGCGGTTCCAGTACTTCGAGGTCGCCGGCGTAGCGGATGAGCTGGGTGGCGGCATTCGGGACGGACTCGATCGGGACCGAGACGGTGATGCTGCCGTCCTCATCCGGTCCCGCCCCGGCGTCGGTGATTGCCTTCAGCAACAGCGTGGCGGACAGATCCGCGAGCCGGCGTACGAGCGCGGGCGCGATCCGGACCGAGGCGTGCGCGGTGAACCGGCGTACCTCGAACTGGTCGAGATGCTCCTGCCAGTACTTCGGCAGGTCGAACCCGGCGACCCTGGTGAAGCTCTCGTCGGTCGAGGTCAGGTCGAGGATATTGGAGACCCGGTAGGTCCGGATCGAGCTCCCAGACGCCGAAGCCGCGACGTACCAACTGCCGTTTTTCAAGACCAGCCCGTACGGCGACAGCGTGCGCTCGACCTCGCGCGGCGCCTCCCAGCGGCGGTAGAGCACCTTGATCCGGCGAGCGTGCAGCACCGCCTCGGCGATCGCTGCGAGGTGCGGCGAAGCTTCGGCATCGCGGTACCAGGCCGGCATATCGAGGTAGAACCGGTTCTTCAGCCGACCGGCGCGATCGCGCTGATCGGGCGCCAGCGCGGCGAGCAGCTTCAACTCGGCCCCACTGGTCTGCTCGGTCAGCCCGAGCGCGGCCGCCGGACCTGGCATGCCGACCATGAACAACGCGGCCGCCTCCTGCTCGGTGAGGCCGGTCAGCTTGGTGCGATAACCGTCGACCAGCCGGTATCCCCCGGCCCGCCCCTGGTCGGCGTACACCGGAACGCCGGCTGCGGCGAGCGCCTCGACATCGCGATAGATCGTCCGCAGCGACACCTCGAGCTCATCGGCCAGCTCGCGCGCAGTCAGCCGCCTGCGCGTCTGGAGCAGCAGGAGGATCGACAACAACCGGCTTGAACGCATGCTCCGAGACTAGTTCTAAACACTGCCACTCACTGTCAGGTTTATCCGAGAAGCTCTGGTCATGAGCAAACTGACCAGTGATTTCGACTTCCTGACCGGCCACTTCGATGTCGTCAATCGCATCCTGACGGCCTCCGGCGAGTGGGAGGAGTACGCCGGGACCTGCAGCGGGCCGGACCCATCACGACGGGGCCGTCAGCATCGACGAAGCCCGGTTCCCGACCAAGGCGTCGTACGGGCTGTCGCTCCGGCTCTTCAACCCGGCCG
It encodes:
- the hisG gene encoding ATP phosphoribosyltransferase, whose amino-acid sequence is MLRVAVPNKGSLSEAAISILTEAGYRQRRTTKDLSLTDPDNGVEFYYLRPRDIAVYVGEGTLDVGISGRDLVLDSHADDDIIMGLGFGGSTFRFAGRPGVAQSVKDLEGKRIATSFAGILADHLDENGVKASVVRLDGAVESAVQLGVADVIADVVETGTTLRQAGLEVFGEPILKSEAVLIRRHGVDRPAGLEQLVRRLEGVLVARNYVMMDYDIRAEAVEAANAVAPGLESPTVSPLHREGWVAVRVMVPRAEAQRIMDQLWEIGARAILTTDIHACRI
- a CDS encoding phosphoribosyl-ATP diphosphatase, with the protein product MKTFDELFAELGEKALTRPEGSGTVAALDAGVHTIGKKLVEEAAESWMAAEHEGKERAAEELSQLLYHAQVMMHALGLSLDDVYRHL
- a CDS encoding MBL fold metallo-hydrolase, whose translation is MPAPTTLVYTHHHWDHTWGACAWKGVEIVAHASATDLLTTEANRPWSHQYLRDQVTENPKLGPSFRARALAMPDWDGFEVLPPHRTFEDKLDLAYGVQLRHVGGNHAPDSLVVTIPDARVMLLGDCYFPPPFHLRKETDGLDHAMARRLLRERHTWYVDAHSPPRSLTAANTAVES
- a CDS encoding DUF1772 domain-containing protein, whose protein sequence is MTTVRPAIVVFRGVSLLFTGLFSGFLLAVLVLEKSLRAYDGSVYTQVRKVELDSLDRLASVTLIPALVSTLILAVLTFRARGNDRWFLIAGIALLVVVFAVSLAVNLPINADQADWSVQSPPSDWATVRNHWQLAHVIRTVSAIGAFGSLLAAGLTRTAGRR
- a CDS encoding NAD(P)-dependent oxidoreductase, with the protein product MKITVFGATGGIGGQVVEQALAAGHKVAAVVRESSTYDVSHPSLQVFRVPGLKDPETLRPALDGSTAVVSGVGARGRKDGPVASGSTRSILAAMAAVGVHRFVAVSAIPLGPIPPDESFLNRRVVLPMINAFAADVYADLRLMEADIMSSSTEWTIVRPPKLTGKSLTGKYRVSIGDTVPRTYSISRADVAHLMLAALDNPAMLNQPVSAGY
- a CDS encoding helix-turn-helix transcriptional regulator, whose amino-acid sequence is MRSSRLLSILLLLQTRRRLTARELADELEVSLRTIYRDVEALAAAGVPVYADQGRAGGYRLVDGYRTKLTGLTEQEAAALFMVGMPGPAAALGLTEQTSGAELKLLAALAPDQRDRAGRLKNRFYLDMPAWYRDAEASPHLAAIAEAVLHARRIKVLYRRWEAPREVERTLSPYGLVLKNGSWYVAASASGSSIRTYRVSNILDLTSTDESFTRVAGFDLPKYWQEHLDQFEVRRFTAHASVRIAPALVRRLADLSATLLLKAITDAGAGPDEDGSITVSVPIESVPNAATQLIRYAGDLEVLEPPELRAELTRLATAVLTLYEADRPRLRGGADGSR